ACTGCTTTTAAAACTCACTTTGGACACTTCGAGTACTTAGTAATGCCCTTCGGCCTGACCAGTTCCCCATCCACCTTTCATGCACTTATGAACTTTGTTTTCAAACCATTGTTAAGAAAGGTTAGTCTTCTTTGACGACATTTTAGTATACAGTAAATCCTGGACTGAACACTTGGCACATTTGCAAAAGTTTTTGCAATTAATGCAAGATAATTCACTTCATGCCAATCTTAAAAAATGTTCATTTGGAGCTACTGAAATACAGTATCTGGGGCATATAATATCTGCAAAAGGAGTGAGTACGGAACCGGAAACGCTGCAAGCTGTTATACAGTGGCCAACTCCACAGAACTTGAAATAACTCAGATGTTTTTTGGGCCTCACAAGATACTAAAGGAGGTTTATACAAGGGTATGGTCAGATCTGTAAGCCCCTCACTAACTTATTAAAGAAGGAAGCATTCAAGTGGGATGCAGCAGCAGAAAAAGCATTTCAAGAATTGAAACACAGTATGGTCCAACCTCCAGTACTTGCACTACCAAATTTTTCTAAACCTTTCGTAATTGAGACAGATGCCTCAGGACTGGTCATGGGGGCAGTATTGATGCAAGATGGGCATCCCATTGCTTTTATAAGCAATGAATTTTCACCAAAGAATCCTATACTTTCAACTTATGAAAGGGAGCTATTAACAGTAGTTTTTGCTGTGCAAAGATGGTAGCACTACCTAATGCTGCAACAGTTCACAATTAGGACTGACCAGCAAAGTATCAAATATAATCTGGACCACAAACTTGCCATCCCATTTCAACAGAAATGGCTATCAAAGTTAGCTGGCTTCGATTTTATGGTAGAGTACAAAAATGGATCTGAAAAAAGTGTAGCAGATGCACTCTCCAGAATAACACATGCCCAGCTACTTACTATGAGTGTCTCATCAGTGTAATCTGATTTGATGAACAGATTGAGAAAACACCGGAGTGAAGATTCACACTAGAAGCAGATTGTTCAGGAGCTACAATTAGATCCTACATCACATCCTTCTATTATAAATGGCATCAAGGGATTCTTACTAGAAAAGGCAAAATGGTGGTAGGCAATGATCAGAATCTGAAGCAAGCTATTCTCTCTTGGACGCACTCTTCTCCTCAAGGGGGACACTCTGGCATTGAAGTCACATTACGAAAGGCTCAGACCTTATTTCACTGGAAATACATGAAGCTGGAAATCACAAATTTCATTAAGTATTGTAACATCTGCCTTAAATATAAGACAGATTTGAGTGCTTACCCAGGTTTGCTTCAGCCTCTACCTATACCTAACAACATCTGGGAAGAAATCGCTATGGACTTCATAGAAGGTCTTCCTAAATCACATGGAAAAGAAGTAGTAATGGTTGTCATAGACAGGTTGATCAAATATGCACACTTGATAGCTCTCTCACACCCTTTTACTGTAGTAAAGGTAGCTCAAGCTTATCTTGACCAGGTGTATAAATTACATGGTTCACCCAAATCCATCATCTCAGATCAAGATAAGATCTTCATCAGCCACTTTTGGTCAGAACTGATGAAGCTACAAGGGGTCAACCACAAAATGTCAACTGCATACCATCCTCAGACAGATGGTCAATCTGAGGTGCTAAACAGATGTGTAGAGGGATACTTGCGATGTATGTGCCATGAAAACCTGGAGAATGGGAAAACTGGTTGCCCTTAGCCGAATTCTGGTACAACTCTAACTACCATACTGCCATTAAGAAGACACCATTTGAAATTGTCTATGGGTTCATGCCACCTGTTTATAGACCATACCTTCCAGGATCTACAACAGTGGAGGCTTTGGATAGGAGTCTGCAGCAAAGGGAGCGAACCATAACAATACTCAAGCATAATTTATGCAAGGCACATAATAGGATGCCAACAGAATAAGATCTGAGAGATCATTTAAAGAAGGCAGTTGGGTATATTTAAAGTTACAACCATATAAGCAATCATCTGTCACTTCAAGACCCTACCCTAAGCTGGGATCGAAATATTTTGACCTATATCAGATAGTGAAGAAGGTGGGAGCGGTAGCATACTCCTTGAAATCACCCCCGCAATCCAAAATTCATAACACTTTCCATATTTCCCTGCTTAAGCAACATCATGGCCTAGCTCCTGTCAACATTGATGAATCTCTCCCTCAAGTCTATATTTCTAGTAGTTCAGTAAACAAGATTCCTCAATCAGTGCTGGAAATTTGTAGTGTCAAAAAGCAGAACACAACTGTAATCcaatggttagttaaatggatGGATCATTCAAGTGAGGAGGCCACCTGGGAAAATGCTCATGAGGTAATGCAGAAATTCCCTCAATTTGATCCTTGGGGTCAAGGATCTTTTGAAGGAGGAGGTATTGATACAATGTACATGGCTGAGCTGGCAGACACCTCAGACAGGGGACAAGAGAATGTTGATGTGGCTGATGATAAGGATAAAAGTGGATAGAGTGGACCTCAGGTGCACAACAATGAGAGAGTTGGTGGTTGGTTACGATCAGGGACCACAACTTGGAATTATTCTAGCATTGGCTCTCCTCATCATTAGCATTTCATTTTACATTAGTTGTAATTTCATTTGCATTTC
The sequence above is drawn from the Apium graveolens cultivar Ventura chromosome 2, ASM990537v1, whole genome shotgun sequence genome and encodes:
- the LOC141703387 gene encoding uncharacterized protein LOC141703387, which produces MEDDEKTEVQEDTMEEELAIDTECAEISLRAMDGITSFQTMRVIGYHGKKELHIQLDSGSTHNFIDAQKTLRLDCKIETIAPIWVKVANGNRLKCDHKIKGFTWRIHGVEFEADVLLLPLSGSDMVLGIHWSYWNKGSSDQAIAPLRHRLFWLKRKMEDGVCVDYRSLNKATIKDKFPIPIIEELLDELHVSGAYNICKRSEYGTGNAASCYTVANSTELEITQMFFGPHKILKEVYTREAFKWDAAAEKAFQELKHSMVQPPVLALPNFSKPFVIETDASGLVMGAVLMQDGHPIAFISNEFSPKNPILSTYERELLTFTIRTDQQSIKYNLDHKLAIPFQQKWLSKLAGFDFMVEYKNGSEKSVADALSRITHAQLLTMSVSSV